One part of the Terrimicrobium sacchariphilum genome encodes these proteins:
- a CDS encoding GNAT family N-acetyltransferase — MAALPEVIHNTAESRFEMTVDGHLSVAEYDLRAGRMVFTHTFVPPELRGRGIAEHLVLAGFRHAREHGCRIVPQCSYVAVLLTRRPEFQDLAA, encoded by the coding sequence ATGGCCGCCTTGCCCGAGGTAATTCACAACACCGCGGAGTCTCGCTTTGAGATGACCGTCGACGGGCATTTGAGCGTGGCCGAGTACGACCTGCGCGCCGGGCGCATGGTATTCACTCATACCTTCGTGCCGCCGGAGCTGCGGGGCAGGGGAATCGCCGAGCACCTCGTGCTGGCGGGCTTTCGCCATGCGCGCGAGCACGGCTGCCGCATCGTGCCGCAATGCAGCTACGTCGCCGTGCTCCTCACGCGGAGGCCCGAGTTCCAGGACCTCGCCGCCTGA
- a CDS encoding PEP-CTERM sorting domain-containing protein: MKQRILFALLIAGLSPWRKMIAASWLNARHLMVAGGFAAAGIAQVSAATLSGGSATFTLKQNNPTVAGLYAFDAYFDDTVSYSYITAWDNTNGVQVNPGNVGYTTTSIGGVDYVVLNDPIRPNGYTPTPVSGRSLQTTNLEFSTADFSKANFLSDWSASAVYSMFYVNNAGEQIGFTNMTRWDPYNSTGSLINGDFALRYVSERAVDGKSGLVLASYAAGFNPFLFADLANVTITFDSLTSQLNIAGDVLVAEGVSYWDGFASNGTNIGTFNLAATVVPEPSTWALLGVGALTAWCFRRMRRRA, encoded by the coding sequence ATGAAACAAAGAATACTGTTTGCCTTGCTCATTGCGGGCTTGAGCCCGTGGAGAAAAATGATTGCGGCTTCATGGTTGAATGCGCGCCATCTCATGGTGGCCGGCGGGTTTGCGGCAGCCGGGATTGCGCAGGTCTCTGCGGCGACCCTTTCCGGGGGATCTGCGACATTCACACTCAAGCAAAACAATCCCACGGTGGCAGGTCTTTACGCCTTTGATGCGTATTTCGACGATACCGTTTCCTATAGCTACATCACGGCCTGGGATAATACCAATGGGGTCCAGGTGAACCCGGGAAATGTCGGCTACACCACTACCAGTATTGGCGGAGTGGACTACGTTGTCCTCAATGATCCGATCCGGCCCAACGGCTACACGCCTACGCCAGTGAGCGGGAGATCGCTTCAGACGACAAATCTGGAGTTTTCCACGGCTGACTTCAGTAAAGCGAACTTCCTATCGGACTGGAGCGCCTCTGCCGTCTATAGCATGTTTTATGTGAACAATGCCGGTGAGCAGATCGGCTTTACCAACATGACACGCTGGGACCCGTATAACAGTACGGGCAGCCTTATCAACGGAGACTTTGCTCTCCGTTACGTTTCGGAACGGGCTGTCGATGGAAAGTCCGGTCTGGTTCTTGCGAGCTATGCGGCGGGCTTTAATCCCTTCCTCTTTGCAGATCTGGCCAATGTCACGATCACCTTTGACAGTCTGACCAGCCAGCTAAACATTGCTGGCGATGTCCTGGTGGCCGAGGGTGTGTCCTACTGGGATGGCTTTGCCTCGAATGGAACCAACATTGGGACATTCAATCTCGCCGCCACCGTCGTTCCGGAACCCTCCACCTGGGCTCTGCTCGGGGTGGGCGCATTGACGGCATGGTGCTTTCGGCGCATGAGGCGGAGGGCATAG
- a CDS encoding copper chaperone PCu(A)C, protein MADPAVTIEGGWVRAVPPGYVNTAAYLTIKNPGASAVRVTGATATVAESVGPMITTEKKVNGQTVMGMEFVKELTIPAKGQLVLEPGGDHLMLMGLKKRLNEGDKVTLILNIEPGASRLEITLPVSRQQPAR, encoded by the coding sequence ATGGCTGATCCTGCCGTGACGATAGAGGGCGGGTGGGTGCGCGCCGTGCCTCCGGGTTATGTCAATACCGCAGCATATCTGACGATCAAAAACCCCGGCGCATCCGCCGTGCGAGTGACCGGAGCAACTGCAACGGTGGCGGAATCGGTCGGCCCGATGATTACCACCGAGAAAAAAGTGAACGGACAGACCGTCATGGGCATGGAGTTTGTCAAGGAGCTCACCATCCCTGCCAAAGGTCAGCTGGTCTTGGAGCCAGGCGGAGATCACCTGATGCTCATGGGATTGAAAAAGCGCCTTAACGAAGGAGACAAGGTAACCTTAATCCTGAATATCGAACCGGGAGCCAGCCGATTGGAAATCACCCTTCCAGTGTCCAGGCAGCAGCCAGCCCGATGA
- a CDS encoding c-type cytochrome produces the protein MSFLRTIGLAAMVVITFPCCKQRPQRGVEVIRGAAIYMEKCATCHGQNGVSPLRSCPPLRDSERLTGSNEPLIAILLDGLCGPLQVKGHTYNGLMPAWRTVLSDEEIASVLNFLRRQWSTSDELITSSTVAELRKRTDTRQTFWTDTELHSVWNASQTDFAGSTQKPGR, from the coding sequence GTGAGTTTCCTGCGGACGATCGGGCTGGCGGCCATGGTGGTCATAACTTTTCCCTGCTGCAAACAGCGCCCGCAGAGAGGCGTGGAAGTGATTCGCGGGGCCGCCATCTACATGGAAAAGTGCGCCACCTGCCATGGGCAGAACGGCGTATCGCCCTTGCGATCGTGTCCGCCTTTACGGGACTCTGAGCGGCTGACTGGGAGCAATGAACCTTTGATCGCGATCCTCCTGGATGGATTGTGCGGACCCCTTCAAGTAAAAGGGCATACATACAACGGACTCATGCCCGCCTGGCGAACAGTCCTTTCCGACGAGGAGATCGCCAGTGTCCTGAACTTCCTCAGGCGGCAGTGGAGCACGAGCGACGAGTTGATTACATCCAGCACGGTCGCCGAACTGCGAAAGCGGACGGACACGAGGCAGACCTTCTGGACGGACACCGAGCTTCATTCCGTCTGGAATGCATCGCAAACGGACTTCGCTGGTTCCACCCAAAAGCCCGGGAGATGA
- a CDS encoding TIGR03790 family protein codes for MIKLKCWAFLLLCVAAFTARAASPEETAATLVVYNSSDPTSTSLAQYYAKQRQIPAANLIGLPCALTEEISRDEYNTTIAGPLRQKLLAGGFWQMSGGTVTATKVRFVAVIRGVPLKIRPIPRPAPSVVPGATPAPVPPVPPLERDEASVDSELACLGLPIPTPAGPIKNPYADKVTPILDSFVDPGILLVCRLDAPSETAVRSMIDGALAAEKTGLWGWAYLDSRGITSGPYLEGDQWLNIAANNLRGRGVPVLWDKAPETLPAGYPVTDAAYYLGWYDGDVSGPFRELDFRFLPGAVAVHLHSFSASTLRNVSAGWCGPILERGAAATVGNVYEPYLTLTSHLDVLTARLLDGYTFAEAAYSSLVALSWMNVSLGDPLYRPYAAWKDPVVSGSANIWQKYRQAVLGASGSVIAAAPDLERAAASTGSSMFLESLGAAQADGGDLPGSLKSVNDALAMRNPPLITYRLQLEKFGLLGATGKRDQAKSLLENMLATNQPPAQKLLLLQLQNRFFPVTTPGPTR; via the coding sequence ATGATTAAGCTCAAGTGCTGGGCCTTCCTGCTCCTCTGCGTCGCCGCCTTCACCGCGCGCGCCGCCTCCCCCGAGGAAACCGCCGCCACCCTGGTGGTGTACAATTCCTCCGACCCCACCTCCACCTCGCTGGCTCAATACTATGCCAAGCAGCGCCAGATCCCGGCGGCCAACCTCATTGGCCTTCCATGCGCGCTCACCGAGGAGATTTCCCGCGACGAATACAACACCACCATCGCCGGTCCGTTGCGGCAGAAACTCCTGGCCGGCGGCTTTTGGCAGATGAGCGGCGGCACGGTCACCGCGACAAAGGTACGCTTCGTCGCCGTCATTCGCGGCGTTCCGCTGAAAATCCGGCCCATCCCGCGCCCGGCACCGTCCGTGGTGCCCGGAGCCACCCCGGCTCCTGTGCCTCCCGTCCCGCCGCTCGAGCGCGACGAGGCATCGGTCGATAGCGAACTGGCCTGTCTCGGTCTGCCCATTCCAACACCCGCCGGGCCGATCAAGAACCCCTATGCCGACAAGGTCACGCCCATCCTCGACTCCTTTGTCGATCCCGGCATCCTCCTCGTCTGCCGCCTCGACGCTCCTTCCGAGACAGCCGTCCGATCCATGATCGATGGAGCTCTCGCGGCGGAAAAAACCGGCCTTTGGGGTTGGGCCTACCTCGACTCGCGCGGCATCACCAGCGGCCCATATCTCGAAGGCGACCAGTGGCTCAACATCGCCGCCAATAACCTCCGCGGTCGCGGCGTACCCGTCCTCTGGGACAAGGCTCCGGAGACCCTGCCCGCGGGCTATCCCGTCACCGACGCCGCCTATTATCTCGGCTGGTACGATGGCGACGTCAGCGGCCCGTTCCGCGAACTCGACTTCCGCTTCCTCCCCGGCGCTGTCGCCGTTCACCTGCACTCCTTCAGTGCCTCGACTCTGCGCAACGTTTCCGCAGGATGGTGCGGCCCGATTCTCGAACGCGGCGCTGCGGCTACCGTCGGGAATGTTTATGAGCCCTACCTCACGCTCACTTCTCACCTTGATGTTCTTACGGCTCGTCTCCTCGATGGCTATACCTTTGCCGAGGCCGCCTACTCGTCCCTTGTCGCCCTCTCGTGGATGAATGTCTCGCTCGGTGATCCTCTCTACCGCCCCTATGCCGCGTGGAAGGACCCGGTCGTCAGTGGATCAGCCAATATCTGGCAGAAATACCGCCAGGCCGTCCTCGGTGCGAGTGGCAGCGTCATTGCTGCCGCCCCTGATCTCGAGCGCGCCGCCGCCTCCACGGGCAGCAGTATGTTTCTGGAATCCCTTGGCGCAGCCCAGGCCGACGGTGGGGATTTGCCCGGTTCGCTCAAGAGCGTGAACGATGCGCTCGCGATGAGGAATCCGCCGCTCATCACCTACCGCCTTCAGCTGGAAAAGTTTGGCCTCCTCGGCGCAACCGGCAAGCGCGACCAAGCCAAATCCCTCCTGGAAAACATGCTCGCCACCAACCAGCCTCCGGCGCAGAAGCTCCTCCTCCTGCAGTTGCAAAACCGCTTCTTCCCCGTGACCACGCCCGGGCCCACCCGATGA
- a CDS encoding MBL fold metallo-hydrolase: MRELEILFLGTGTSHGVPVIGCECAVCRSDDPRDQRLRSSIQLRTPEMVIQVDTPPDFRTQCLREGLRHIDAVVYTHSHTDHVLGFDDLRRFCEIEDKNMPIYGSQRTIDDLRRIFAYAFSEEYRYRNYIRPEPTIVDGPFRLGETEIVPVDLPHGRMTTTGLVFSRGGERKLAYFTDCAEVPDAAIEAARGAEILVLDALRYADHPTHMTVDEALAVAGRVQPGSTYFTHMCHELGHAETEKNLPPGVRLAYDGLRLTL, encoded by the coding sequence ATGCGGGAGTTGGAAATTCTATTTCTTGGCACGGGGACGTCGCACGGGGTGCCGGTCATCGGATGCGAGTGCGCCGTGTGCCGGTCCGACGACCCCAGGGACCAGCGCCTCCGCAGCAGCATCCAGCTCCGCACCCCCGAGATGGTTATTCAGGTCGACACCCCGCCGGATTTCCGCACCCAATGCCTCCGCGAGGGCCTGCGCCACATCGACGCCGTGGTCTACACCCACTCGCATACCGACCACGTCCTCGGTTTCGACGATCTGCGGCGGTTCTGCGAGATCGAGGATAAAAACATGCCCATCTACGGGTCGCAGCGCACTATCGACGATCTGCGCCGCATCTTTGCCTACGCCTTCAGCGAGGAATACCGCTACCGCAACTATATCCGCCCCGAGCCCACCATCGTCGACGGCCCGTTCCGCCTCGGCGAAACGGAGATCGTGCCCGTCGATCTGCCCCATGGCCGAATGACAACGACCGGGCTCGTCTTCAGCCGGGGAGGTGAGCGGAAACTCGCCTACTTCACCGACTGCGCCGAGGTGCCCGATGCCGCCATCGAAGCCGCCCGGGGCGCGGAGATCCTTGTCCTCGATGCCCTCCGCTACGCCGACCACCCGACCCACATGACCGTCGACGAGGCGCTCGCCGTGGCCGGGCGCGTGCAGCCGGGCAGTACGTACTTTACCCACATGTGCCATGAGCTGGGCCATGCCGAGACGGAGAAAAACCTCCCTCCCGGCGTCCGCCTCGCCTACGACGGACTCCGACTCACTTTATGA
- a CDS encoding DJ-1/PfpI family protein — MKEINPVTRRKFFDLLTLLGGGLVLSACGQASGPKVENPQPEPVPSQYPQIKLGEETILILIYPGFTAIDALGPEYILSGMMGAKVRLVSKDGKPVTCETGYQVVPHFTFRNCPTAPTLLVVPGGTSGTLDAMADRETLQFLRKVGGAAEMAGSVCTGSLLLGAAGLLHGYKATSHWQTRELLPLVGAIPTDERVVIDRNRITGAGVTAGFDFALRLVQHYRGDFYAKGMELLAQYDPHPPFPGGGDPKTADPDVVALLNEMHKPFVDLCADAIQQNKLPPIQNP, encoded by the coding sequence ATGAAGGAAATCAATCCGGTAACCCGTCGCAAATTTTTCGATCTCCTGACGCTTCTCGGAGGAGGGCTTGTTCTTTCTGCCTGTGGTCAAGCTTCTGGTCCCAAGGTGGAGAACCCCCAACCGGAACCCGTCCCCTCTCAATATCCGCAGATCAAACTCGGAGAGGAGACCATACTGATACTTATCTACCCCGGTTTCACCGCCATCGATGCTCTCGGGCCAGAATATATTCTGTCCGGGATGATGGGAGCCAAGGTACGACTGGTGTCCAAAGATGGAAAACCCGTCACATGCGAGACGGGGTATCAGGTCGTCCCTCATTTCACGTTTCGCAACTGCCCGACCGCCCCCACTTTGCTGGTGGTGCCCGGTGGCACATCGGGGACACTGGACGCCATGGCGGATCGTGAAACATTACAATTCCTCCGCAAGGTCGGAGGAGCGGCGGAAATGGCCGGAAGTGTTTGCACGGGCTCCCTGCTCCTGGGAGCAGCCGGTCTTCTCCATGGATACAAGGCGACCAGCCATTGGCAAACACGGGAGTTACTGCCCTTGGTTGGGGCGATTCCGACAGACGAGAGAGTTGTAATTGACCGCAACCGTATCACCGGAGCAGGCGTCACGGCGGGGTTCGACTTTGCCCTCCGTCTGGTGCAACACTACCGGGGTGACTTTTACGCAAAAGGAATGGAGCTTTTAGCGCAATACGATCCTCATCCCCCCTTCCCAGGTGGAGGTGATCCCAAGACCGCCGATCCCGACGTCGTCGCTTTGTTGAATGAAATGCACAAACCCTTTGTCGACTTGTGCGCAGACGCTATTCAGCAGAATAAATTACCACCGATCCAGAATCCATGA
- a CDS encoding SCO family protein, giving the protein MSETSPPRKSRVAWIVCGSLILLACALLFLWRQWAAMTPYQFHGTSYSENKALPDFHLTGQNGHPVKLSDFRGKVVLLEFGFTTCPNICPTSLADLAMINRTLRPEEREKVQVLFVTVDPQRDTPAKLTEYMPFFDEKFLGLTGTPEEIETAARDYGAYYRRLPLPGRPDDYTMDHSTYTYLIDREGRLRVMYDLRKLRDTDDIVRDIRHLQQSS; this is encoded by the coding sequence ATGAGCGAGACTTCCCCTCCCCGCAAGAGCCGCGTCGCGTGGATCGTCTGCGGCAGCCTGATCCTCCTCGCCTGCGCGCTGCTCTTTCTCTGGCGGCAGTGGGCGGCGATGACGCCTTATCAGTTTCACGGGACCTCCTACTCCGAGAACAAGGCGTTGCCGGACTTTCACCTTACCGGGCAAAATGGTCACCCAGTGAAGTTGAGCGATTTCCGAGGCAAGGTTGTCTTGCTGGAGTTCGGATTCACGACTTGCCCGAACATCTGCCCGACCTCCCTGGCAGACCTCGCCATGATCAATCGCACCCTCCGACCGGAAGAACGGGAAAAGGTCCAGGTGCTCTTTGTCACAGTGGACCCGCAACGCGACACTCCGGCCAAGCTCACGGAGTACATGCCGTTCTTTGACGAGAAATTTCTGGGACTGACAGGCACTCCCGAGGAAATCGAGACCGCGGCCAGGGATTACGGCGCGTATTATCGCCGCCTCCCACTTCCCGGCAGGCCGGACGACTATACGATGGATCATTCGACCTATACCTACCTCATTGATCGGGAGGGGCGCCTGCGGGTCATGTACGACCTTCGAAAGCTCAGGGACACGGATGATATCGTGCGAGACATCCGCCATCTCCAGCAGTCATCGTGA
- a CDS encoding type II secretion system protein, producing MIELVVTIGIIVAMAALALPNVIKGVRKAKKVGSLSNLRTFVQADMLYLADKGEFPPMDTWVPSSISTDRLSIVAEYCNMPIPSGPVTAWPKRRKQPGWINDPLARDSGKAEGRTVGGGLYTGYVYVGRLDESPMVKMGLGTITHPEHAADRKNLRRGVLWSTLLAEFNTSEARRYECFHYDTVFAYPDFVFKETEVEGFYRGWSDGSAEWVPRSQIKFGGADVQIRHVMGNYYY from the coding sequence ATGATCGAGCTTGTCGTGACCATCGGCATCATCGTGGCGATGGCGGCCCTGGCTCTTCCCAATGTGATCAAGGGAGTGAGAAAGGCCAAGAAAGTGGGCAGCTTGAGCAATCTGCGCACCTTTGTGCAGGCGGATATGTTGTACCTGGCGGATAAAGGGGAGTTCCCGCCCATGGATACATGGGTGCCGAGCAGCATCTCGACCGACAGGCTCTCTATCGTGGCGGAGTATTGCAATATGCCGATACCTTCGGGACCTGTGACGGCCTGGCCCAAACGGCGGAAGCAGCCGGGTTGGATCAATGATCCCCTGGCGAGAGATTCCGGAAAGGCGGAAGGAAGGACTGTCGGAGGTGGGCTCTATACCGGATATGTCTATGTAGGCAGACTGGACGAGTCGCCCATGGTCAAGATGGGACTGGGTACAATCACTCACCCGGAACATGCCGCAGATCGGAAGAATCTCCGCCGGGGAGTGCTGTGGTCGACCTTGCTGGCGGAGTTCAATACTTCCGAAGCTCGCCGGTACGAATGCTTTCACTATGATACGGTCTTTGCCTACCCGGACTTTGTTTTCAAGGAGACGGAAGTCGAGGGGTTCTATCGCGGCTGGTCGGACGGATCAGCCGAATGGGTACCGCGGAGTCAAATCAAGTTTGGCGGAGCCGACGTGCAAATCAGGCATGTCATGGGGAACTATTACTACTAG
- a CDS encoding DUF2851 family protein yields MMDRYGQLRAAARCRETPDLPPTATELELQARFHRGDLGTAWTSRDGRRIELLHSGHWNREPGPDFRDARLLVDGAEVRGDIEIDLADRDWEAHGHGANPAFRSVVLHGYFQESARRVFTRDCDHREVPQVRLSADPAAPDSRPLTPAPPLDESRAIELVESAARHRLHRKAAAFRTAARLTDRDDALFQALATGLGYRNNKIPFLLIAQRSALARCRAEGGEALLFGLAGFLDAETFDEGTDDVRAYLAPLWEEWWRIRAREERLILPAAAWRLAGIRPANHPHRRLGALAAIIARFSEITRALDAGDCGAFIAILQTLRHRYWTAHWNLATFRLAGDIALVGEDRATDLAINAFIPAIPDEETAWQKLASLPGPAPSGKLRQAAEWLSGGSLKPYRTAARQQGLLQTYDDFFPDPPEAIYERFRRVG; encoded by the coding sequence ATGATGGATCGCTACGGCCAGCTGCGCGCCGCCGCCCGCTGCCGCGAGACGCCCGATCTCCCGCCCACCGCGACGGAGTTGGAATTGCAGGCCCGCTTCCACCGAGGCGACCTCGGCACCGCCTGGACGTCCCGCGACGGTCGCCGCATCGAGCTACTGCACTCCGGCCACTGGAACCGCGAACCCGGCCCGGATTTCCGCGACGCCCGTCTCCTCGTTGACGGAGCCGAGGTGCGCGGCGACATCGAGATCGATCTCGCCGACCGCGACTGGGAGGCCCATGGCCATGGCGCAAATCCCGCCTTTCGCTCCGTCGTTCTGCACGGGTATTTCCAGGAGAGCGCCCGCCGCGTCTTCACCCGCGATTGCGACCATCGCGAGGTGCCACAGGTCCGGCTTTCCGCCGATCCGGCCGCGCCCGATTCCCGTCCGCTCACCCCGGCCCCGCCGCTCGACGAATCCCGCGCCATCGAGCTCGTCGAGTCCGCCGCCCGCCATCGCCTGCATCGCAAGGCCGCTGCCTTTCGCACCGCCGCGCGCCTCACTGATCGCGACGATGCGCTCTTTCAGGCTCTCGCCACCGGCCTCGGCTACCGGAATAACAAGATCCCCTTCCTCCTCATCGCCCAGCGCTCCGCGCTCGCCCGCTGCCGCGCCGAGGGAGGCGAGGCGCTGCTCTTCGGCCTCGCGGGCTTTCTCGACGCCGAGACATTCGATGAAGGGACCGACGATGTCCGTGCCTACCTCGCCCCGCTCTGGGAGGAGTGGTGGCGCATCCGTGCCCGCGAGGAACGCCTCATCCTACCCGCCGCCGCGTGGCGGCTCGCCGGTATCCGCCCGGCCAATCACCCCCACCGCCGCCTCGGCGCCCTGGCCGCCATCATCGCGCGCTTCAGCGAGATCACCCGCGCGCTGGATGCCGGGGATTGCGGAGCCTTCATCGCCATCCTGCAAACCCTCCGCCATCGCTACTGGACCGCGCACTGGAATCTTGCCACCTTCCGCCTCGCGGGCGACATCGCCCTCGTCGGCGAGGACCGCGCCACCGACCTCGCGATCAATGCCTTCATACCCGCCATTCCCGACGAGGAGACTGCCTGGCAAAAACTCGCCTCTCTCCCCGGTCCCGCCCCCAGCGGCAAACTCCGCCAGGCCGCCGAATGGCTCAGCGGCGGCAGCCTGAAGCCCTACCGCACCGCCGCCCGCCAGCAGGGCCTCCTCCAGACCTACGACGACTTCTTTCCCGACCCGCCCGAGGCCATCTACGAGCGCTTCCGCAGGGTGGGGTGA
- the recN gene encoding DNA repair protein RecN encodes MSATLASLRIRNLALVEDLTWEPSPGFIAITGETGAGKSVILGALTLLLGDRADKGVIRTGADAATVEAVFENATDPRLATALEDHGAEPVEEGRLIVKRTVPAEGAGKQFVNGSPCTLALLRALGDLLVDLHGPHDHQSLFSRDQQTRLLDSFAGSTALREEFTLARRQLLKLREEKDAILQGEQALAREIDLLSHQVAEIDQAQLAPGEEETLLSRQKAAANSQRIGEICTQLEAGVNESDDSLTSRLGELSRLARELSRLDPGSEEIARSCDEVFTAADSLARAIATYSASLEDGPANLDEIESRLDVLQTLKRKYGHTVEAVLDFAAQAAARLEELTGRAERRDTLDADIAAAERAMLDLGHKLTTKRTASAKKLGDKVKTGLKDLGFAKAEFSIALEKLADPGPHGCEQAEFQFSPNPGEPARPLRAIASSGEISRVMLALKGALADQDDVPVLVFDEIDANVGGEIAAKVGLKMKELGAARQVLCITHLPQVAARAAEHFIVTKEVESGRTRTLLDQATGAKREQELARMLGGQSDSARAHAKALLAGK; translated from the coding sequence ATGTCCGCAACGCTCGCCTCCCTGCGCATCCGCAATCTCGCGCTCGTCGAGGATCTCACCTGGGAACCTTCACCGGGCTTCATCGCCATCACGGGCGAGACCGGCGCGGGAAAATCCGTGATCCTCGGCGCGCTAACCCTGCTCCTGGGGGACCGCGCGGACAAGGGGGTGATTCGCACCGGTGCCGATGCCGCCACGGTCGAGGCGGTCTTTGAAAACGCCACCGACCCGCGCCTCGCCACCGCGCTGGAGGACCACGGCGCGGAACCCGTCGAGGAAGGTCGCTTGATCGTGAAGCGCACGGTGCCCGCCGAGGGCGCGGGGAAGCAATTCGTCAACGGCTCGCCCTGCACGCTCGCCCTCCTGCGCGCGCTGGGCGACCTGCTCGTCGACCTGCACGGGCCGCACGACCACCAGAGCCTTTTCTCCCGCGACCAGCAGACGCGGCTGCTCGACAGCTTCGCCGGGAGCACGGCGCTGCGGGAGGAGTTCACCCTCGCCCGACGCCAGCTCCTCAAGCTCCGCGAGGAAAAGGACGCCATTCTCCAGGGCGAGCAGGCCCTCGCCCGCGAGATAGACCTGCTTTCCCATCAAGTCGCCGAGATCGACCAGGCGCAGCTCGCGCCCGGCGAGGAGGAAACGCTTCTCTCGCGCCAGAAGGCGGCGGCGAACTCCCAGCGCATCGGCGAGATTTGCACCCAGCTCGAGGCCGGCGTGAACGAATCGGACGATTCCCTCACCTCGCGGCTCGGCGAGCTTTCGCGCCTCGCGCGGGAGCTATCGCGCCTCGATCCCGGTTCGGAAGAGATCGCCCGCTCGTGCGACGAGGTCTTCACGGCGGCGGATTCCCTCGCCCGCGCCATCGCCACCTACTCCGCCTCGCTGGAGGACGGCCCGGCTAATCTCGACGAGATCGAGTCCCGGCTCGACGTGCTCCAGACCCTGAAACGCAAGTACGGCCACACGGTTGAGGCGGTGCTGGACTTTGCCGCGCAGGCCGCCGCCCGGCTGGAGGAACTCACGGGCCGCGCGGAACGCCGCGACACGCTCGACGCCGACATCGCCGCCGCCGAGCGCGCCATGCTCGACCTCGGCCACAAGCTCACGACGAAACGCACCGCCAGCGCGAAGAAGCTCGGCGACAAGGTGAAGACGGGGCTAAAGGATCTCGGGTTTGCGAAGGCGGAATTTTCCATCGCCCTGGAAAAGCTCGCCGACCCCGGCCCGCACGGCTGCGAGCAGGCGGAGTTTCAATTCTCCCCCAACCCCGGCGAGCCCGCGCGTCCGCTCCGCGCCATCGCCTCCAGCGGCGAAATTTCCCGCGTGATGCTCGCGCTCAAGGGCGCGTTGGCTGATCAGGACGACGTGCCGGTGCTGGTCTTTGACGAAATCGACGCCAACGTCGGCGGAGAAATCGCCGCCAAGGTCGGCCTGAAGATGAAGGAACTCGGCGCCGCCCGCCAGGTCCTCTGCATCACCCACCTCCCGCAGGTCGCGGCCCGCGCGGCGGAGCACTTCATCGTCACCAAGGAAGTCGAAAGCGGCCGCACCCGCACCCTCCTCGACCAGGCCACCGGAGCCAAACGCGAGCAGGAGCTGGCGCGCATGCTCGGCGGCCAGTCGGACTCCGCGAGGGCGCATGCCAAGGCGCTGCTGGCGGGGAAGTGA
- the dinB gene encoding DNA polymerase IV produces MSAVRKIIHLDMDCFYAAVEMRERPELAGQPIAVGGGRPRGVVTTCNYEARAYGVRSAMPGFKARELCPHLVFLPVRFDLYREASARVREILLSYTPLVEPLSLDEAYLDVTALGRYAWDIAKEIRARIFETTRLTGSAGIAPNKMLAKIASDWRKPNGQFAITPDQIDAFMRGLPVRKVWGIGPKSAERFAAAGIHTCGDLQKIPLHELALRHGKWGEELYSLCRGRDDRDVVPNRIRKSLSNERTYAENLATLAACQNAMAELYDELMEELRTKASERPVRKAFIKIKFHDFTRITRECLCDRPDIDTFRRLLTQGFESSPRPVRLLGTGVRFADERHIEEEHDPQELLDFGV; encoded by the coding sequence ATGTCGGCTGTGCGCAAGATCATCCATCTCGACATGGACTGCTTTTACGCGGCGGTCGAGATGCGCGAACGCCCCGAGCTCGCCGGCCAGCCCATCGCCGTCGGCGGCGGACGCCCGCGCGGCGTCGTCACCACGTGCAACTACGAGGCCCGCGCCTACGGCGTGCGCTCCGCCATGCCCGGCTTCAAGGCCCGCGAGCTTTGCCCCCACCTCGTCTTCCTCCCCGTGCGCTTCGACCTCTACCGTGAGGCTTCCGCCCGCGTCCGCGAGATCCTCCTCTCCTACACCCCGCTCGTCGAGCCCCTCTCGCTCGACGAAGCCTACCTCGACGTCACCGCCCTCGGCCGTTACGCCTGGGACATCGCCAAGGAAATCCGAGCCCGCATCTTTGAAACCACCCGCCTCACCGGCAGCGCGGGTATCGCGCCCAACAAGATGCTCGCCAAGATCGCCAGCGACTGGCGCAAGCCCAACGGCCAGTTTGCCATCACCCCCGATCAAATCGACGCCTTCATGCGCGGCCTCCCCGTGCGCAAGGTCTGGGGTATCGGGCCGAAGAGCGCCGAACGCTTCGCCGCCGCCGGCATCCACACCTGCGGCGACCTGCAAAAAATCCCCCTCCACGAGCTCGCCCTCCGCCATGGAAAATGGGGCGAGGAACTGTATTCCCTCTGCCGCGGCCGGGACGACCGCGACGTCGTCCCCAACCGCATTCGCAAAAGCCTCAGCAACGAACGCACCTACGCCGAAAACCTCGCCACCCTCGCGGCCTGCCAGAACGCCATGGCCGAGCTCTACGACGAGCTCATGGAGGAACTCCGCACCAAGGCCTCCGAGCGCCCCGTCCGCAAGGCCTTCATCAAAATCAAATTCCACGACTTCACCCGCATCACCCGCGAATGCCTCTGCGACCGCCCCGACATCGACACTTTCCGCCGCCTCCTCACCCAGGGCTTTGAATCCTCCCCCCGCCCCGTCCGCCTCCTAGGCACCGGAGTCCGCTTCGCCGACGAACGCCACATCGAGGAAGAGCACGACCCGCAGGAACTGCTGGATTTTGGCGTATGA